In a single window of the Acyrthosiphon pisum isolate AL4f chromosome X, pea_aphid_22Mar2018_4r6ur, whole genome shotgun sequence genome:
- the LOC100574205 gene encoding uncharacterized protein LOC100574205 isoform X1, which yields MSNLQEQDDDSSHDDLRDTNWMSKSVFNNSSSDDDIVVGMPSKDNKFVKKLYSSKENWKTHIVDTPERYYNTTVTHSPATDKWTVNKTHETKYNEEPPVKSALFKGVEEPYNKPGLIRTNIKYKNISEKDINNCLGIWLSHAAFRLKKKKSKTT from the exons atgtctaATCTGCAGGAACAAGATGATGACAGCAGTCATGATGATTTACGTGATACAAATTGGATgtcaaaatcagtttttaata ATAGTAGCAGTGATGATGACATTGTGGTTGGAATGCCATCAAAGGATAACAAATTCGTAAAGAAACTGTATTCTTCCAAAGAAAATTGGAAAACTCATATTGTTGATACACCAGAACGATATTATAACACAACAGTTACACATTCTCCAGCTACTGATAAATGGACTGTAAACAAAACACATGAGACAAAGTACAATGAAGAACCACCAGTTAAAAGTGCACTATTTAAAGGTGTTGAGGAACCATACAACAAACCAg gttTAATTAGAACTAAcattaagtacaaaaatatttcagaaaaggATATTAACAACTGCCTTGGCATATGGCTTTCACATGCGGCATttcgcctaaaaaaaaaaaaatccaaaacaaCCTGA
- the LOC100574205 gene encoding uncharacterized protein LOC100574205 isoform X2 — MKAVKATLTNDLTSTDDAQYNMSKKNYSTKQQSGIITKESHTSPPKYNEYLESKHDYEELSCKNNIEQNKAQKPSNRCPPKKMYKNKMMTAVMMIYVIQIGCQNQFLIIVAVMMTLWLECHQRITNS; from the exons ATGAAGGCTGTAAAAGCTACACTTACTAATGATTTAACCTCAACTGATGAtgctcaatataatatgtcaaaaaaaaattattcaactaaACAACAATCCGGTATAATTACAAAAGAATCACATACCTCACCACcaaaatataatg aatatttagaATCAAAACATGATTATGAAGAATTAAGTTGTAAGAACAATATTGAACAAAACAAAGCTCAAAAACCATCTAACAGGTGTccaccaaaaaaaatgtacaa GAACAAGATGATGACAGCAGTCATGATGATTTACGTGATACAAATTGGATgtcaaaatcagtttttaata ATAGTAGCAGTGATGATGACATTGTGGTTGGAATGCCATCAAAGGATAACAAATTCGTAA